One Oncorhynchus nerka isolate Pitt River linkage group LG5, Oner_Uvic_2.0, whole genome shotgun sequence genomic window carries:
- the LOC115129611 gene encoding ATP synthase-coupling factor 6, mitochondrial-like: MALHKLFRLSSLFRSAVSLTLRRNIGLSAVLFNRATDLDPIQKLFLDKIRDYSTKSKAAAGGIVDAGPSYEKGVSEEITKLQRLYGTGDLTKFPDFKFTEPQLQEVAK; this comes from the exons ATGGCGCTTCATAAACTATTCCGTCTGTCCTCGCTGTTCCGCTCCGCCGTGTCATTGACATTGCGCAGGAATATCGGCCTGTCTGCTGTTCTCTTCAATCGGGCCACGGACTTGGACCCTATCCAGAAACTATTCCTAGATAAGATCCGCGACTACAGCACCAAGAGCAA GGCTGCAGCAGGTGGGATTGTTGATGCAGGCCCCTCTTACGAAAAGGGTGTCTCAGAGGAGATCACCAAACTACAGAGGTTATATGGGACCGGTGACCTCACCAAATTCCCTGACTTCAAATTTACAG AGCCCCAGCTGCAGGAAGTGGCCAAGTGA